The following proteins are co-located in the Candidatus Bathyarchaeia archaeon genome:
- a CDS encoding DNA-directed RNA polymerase subunit D, whose amino-acid sequence MKVEITEKSGDRLKFIVRGVHPSFANALRRTMMSEVPVMAIEDVVIVENSSILYDEIIAHRLGLIPLTTDLKSYSLPEECDCGSEMGCGKCRASFTLEAEAGEEVRTVYSKDLVPQDPKIKPVSGQIPIAKLGPKQRLKLEAYARLGRGLEHAKWQATSTCAYKYMPKLVLDVKRCDGCGECVEICPRNIYERRGSKVEVVNELNCTMCMECVKQCPIQPSPITVSWDDSAFIFNMESTGALPPEEIVLTAVKTLTEKLSRLENMLSEKGP is encoded by the coding sequence TTGAAAGTTGAGATTACGGAGAAAAGTGGTGACAGGCTTAAATTCATTGTTAGAGGAGTTCACCCCTCATTCGCCAACGCCTTAAGGAGGACCATGATGTCCGAGGTGCCGGTTATGGCGATTGAGGACGTGGTCATTGTAGAGAACTCCTCCATACTTTACGATGAGATAATCGCGCATAGGCTAGGGCTTATCCCATTAACGACGGACCTCAAATCCTACAGCCTCCCCGAGGAATGCGACTGCGGAAGCGAAATGGGATGCGGCAAATGCAGAGCCAGCTTTACACTGGAGGCTGAGGCTGGGGAAGAGGTTAGAACAGTTTACTCAAAAGACCTCGTACCCCAGGACCCTAAGATAAAGCCGGTGAGTGGGCAGATCCCCATCGCGAAGCTGGGTCCAAAACAGAGGCTAAAGCTGGAGGCCTACGCGAGGCTGGGCAGAGGCTTAGAGCACGCAAAGTGGCAGGCCACATCGACATGCGCCTACAAATATATGCCTAAACTCGTCTTGGACGTTAAGAGATGCGATGGATGCGGTGAATGCGTTGAAATCTGCCCCAGAAACATCTACGAGAGAAGAGGCTCCAAGGTTGAGGTTGTTAACGAGTTAAACTGCACCATGTGCATGGAATGCGTGAAGCAATGTCCAATCCAACCTTCACCCATAACGGTAAGCTGGGATGACAGCGCGTTCATCTTCAACATGGAGTCCACCGGCGCCTTACCGCCTGAGGAAATCGTTTTAACAGCCGTTAAAACGTTGACCGAAAAGCTGAGTCGGCTGGAAAACATGTTAAGCGAAAAGGGGCCTTGA
- a CDS encoding 50S ribosomal protein L13: MGRIIIDADRALLGRLASYAAKKALEGEEIIILNAEKAVISGTKERVLEEVKRKLATRTLGSLEKSPTHPRRPDVYLRRVIRGMLPWKKPKGKIAYKRVKVFIGVPEEYLEEHPIRVEEADSSKLKAPKVFLTDLVKEIGGWKNR; encoded by the coding sequence ATGGGCAGGATCATAATCGACGCGGATCGAGCCCTGCTGGGGAGGCTGGCCAGCTACGCCGCGAAGAAAGCTTTAGAAGGGGAGGAAATAATAATATTGAACGCTGAGAAGGCGGTTATCTCAGGCACGAAGGAAAGGGTGCTTGAAGAAGTTAAAAGGAAGCTGGCTACGAGAACCCTGGGCAGCTTGGAGAAAAGCCCAACACATCCCAGAAGACCCGACGTATACTTGAGGAGGGTGATCCGCGGCATGTTACCTTGGAAGAAGCCTAAGGGAAAAATCGCCTATAAGAGGGTTAAGGTTTTCATCGGCGTCCCTGAGGAGTATTTGGAAGAACACCCCATACGGGTTGAAGAGGCTGACTCATCGAAGCTGAAGGCCCCTAAGGTGTTTCTCACAGACCTAGTTAAAGAAATAGGTGGGTGGAAAAACCGATGA
- a CDS encoding 30S ribosomal protein S13, producing MSSEYRHIVRVCGTDIDGSKKVTYGLTKIKGVGYSFANAVVRALNLKQDVRIGELSEGDVNRIENAINDPAKYGIPSWVFNRRKDVWTGQSFHLTGSDLDLKVKEDIDLMKELKSWKGVRHSLGLKVRGQRTRTTGRKGRAVGVKKKAIAASR from the coding sequence ATGTCGAGCGAGTATAGGCATATCGTTAGGGTATGTGGAACGGATATAGATGGATCCAAAAAGGTCACTTATGGGTTAACTAAGATTAAAGGTGTAGGCTACAGCTTCGCGAACGCCGTGGTTCGGGCCTTAAACCTTAAACAGGACGTGAGGATTGGTGAGCTGTCCGAAGGGGACGTGAATAGGATCGAGAACGCGATAAACGACCCAGCTAAATATGGTATCCCCTCATGGGTTTTTAATAGGAGGAAAGATGTTTGGACAGGCCAGTCGTTCCACCTCACCGGCTCCGACCTAGACCTCAAGGTTAAGGAAGACATAGACTTGATGAAGGAGTTAAAGTCTTGGAAAGGCGTCAGACATTCTCTCGGCCTGAAGGTTAGAGGCCAACGTACGAGGACCACTGGTAGAAAGGGTAGGGCGGTGGGTGTTAAAAAGAAGGCGATAGCCGCGTCGAGGTAG
- a CDS encoding 50S ribosomal protein L18e, which yields MLDKTDERLKTLITSLRRKARVSGVKLWKALAEELEKPRRKRRSVNVSKLSKYGVEGRLIIVPGKVLGAGRVEKRFTVAALSFSQQAKRKIEDAGGKCVSIEEILDSRLEEGAQMLG from the coding sequence ATGCTAGATAAGACCGATGAGCGGTTGAAAACGTTGATCACCTCGCTTCGACGAAAGGCTAGGGTAAGCGGGGTAAAGCTGTGGAAGGCCCTAGCTGAGGAGCTGGAGAAGCCTAGGAGGAAGCGGAGAAGCGTGAACGTCAGCAAGCTCTCCAAGTATGGGGTTGAAGGAAGGCTCATCATCGTTCCAGGTAAAGTTTTAGGCGCGGGCAGGGTGGAGAAAAGGTTCACAGTGGCCGCGTTAAGCTTCTCCCAGCAAGCTAAAAGGAAAATAGAAGACGCTGGGGGTAAATGCGTAAGCATCGAGGAGATCTTAGACTCCCGTTTAGAGGAAGGAGCACAGATGCTGGGGTAG
- a CDS encoding lamin tail domain-containing protein — MKGRLMRQYGLPSVLALTLLAMFFTSILFTAMSPSVQAITLDHVVINEYEQNPPGGNANKQWVEIYNPTATAVNISLWQIKTKVYGKKFTFPMGTILKPNSYLVVDFPGIYLSERNEQLTLLDSRKIEVDKTPKSDDRGNDDRTWQRHPNGVDTGSDGDWKFRPSTKWFTNGGETLTCNVSPNSIQLGTQVTVSGLIEPKFQTFIKVQYREAGGSWNDLAIAQSTTNGEYAVTYTPTAITTYEFRALTPWESGAVSNTATLTVNKFPSNIYILALRDVVVGDNVSIIGFISPLKSGETVQLRIGLPNGTEWVRSITTRPEGYFNHTFQADLEGTWNFTASWNGDGTHLGATSTVQYLTVKEKFKKVDYSPMVALAAAAVAAGLALVLGVGLRRRAGYRPPPTPPPSLVVRRAPKPAPIVKVTPPKCLFCKSPTIYVPERKKYYCRRCKMYL; from the coding sequence ATGAAAGGTCGACTTATGAGACAATATGGGTTACCAAGCGTCCTAGCCTTAACATTGCTTGCCATGTTTTTCACATCGATTCTATTCACAGCCATGTCCCCGAGTGTTCAAGCCATCACCTTGGACCACGTGGTCATAAACGAATACGAGCAGAATCCACCTGGCGGAAACGCCAACAAACAATGGGTTGAAATATATAACCCCACCGCCACGGCTGTGAACATCAGCCTATGGCAGATTAAAACAAAGGTATACGGTAAGAAATTCACCTTCCCTATGGGGACAATCCTCAAACCCAACAGCTACCTCGTAGTGGACTTTCCGGGAATCTACCTATCGGAGAGAAATGAGCAATTAACCTTGCTGGATTCAAGAAAAATCGAGGTAGATAAGACACCTAAATCCGACGATAGGGGAAACGACGATAGAACATGGCAAAGGCATCCAAACGGGGTCGACACGGGGTCTGACGGGGATTGGAAGTTTAGACCATCCACGAAATGGTTTACCAACGGTGGAGAAACCCTCACGTGCAACGTATCTCCGAACTCAATTCAGCTCGGCACTCAGGTAACGGTTTCAGGCTTGATTGAACCGAAGTTTCAAACGTTCATCAAGGTTCAATACCGCGAAGCTGGTGGCAGCTGGAACGACCTAGCCATAGCTCAATCCACAACCAACGGCGAGTACGCGGTTACCTACACTCCGACGGCGATTACCACATACGAGTTCAGGGCGTTAACCCCGTGGGAAAGTGGAGCTGTATCCAACACGGCAACCCTAACCGTGAACAAGTTTCCAAGCAACATATACATCCTCGCCTTACGGGATGTGGTCGTCGGGGACAACGTGTCGATCATCGGGTTCATCTCACCCCTAAAAAGCGGAGAAACCGTTCAGCTTAGGATCGGTCTACCGAACGGCACAGAGTGGGTCAGGTCGATCACCACTAGGCCTGAAGGCTACTTCAACCATACGTTCCAAGCTGACCTCGAGGGAACCTGGAACTTCACAGCTTCATGGAACGGTGATGGAACCCATCTAGGCGCCACAAGCACTGTCCAATACTTAACGGTTAAAGAAAAATTCAAGAAAGTAGACTACTCCCCCATGGTAGCGTTGGCGGCGGCGGCCGTTGCGGCTGGCTTAGCCCTAGTGTTGGGCGTAGGGTTAAGGAGGAGAGCAGGCTACCGACCCCCTCCCACGCCGCCTCCCTCGCTGGTCGTGAGACGAGCTCCAAAGCCAGCGCCAATAGTGAAAGTTACGCCGCCAAAATGCCTGTTCTGCAAGTCTCCCACAATCTACGTGCCGGAGAGGAAAAAATACTACTGCCGACGATGCAAAATGTACCTTTAA
- a CDS encoding archaemetzincin family Zn-dependent metalloprotease, which translates to MTSRPLFMASMESSQQVIHEVSPGVERVLNREVRYFGDLPLPPEAYNPFRSQYNSSLILNSLRRIVVERGVDYLMALTSVDLYSSTLNFVFGEAELNGNVAVVSYHRLDGALLNRGGKQLFLDRLTKEVVHEFGHVAGLKHCGNPTCVMTFSNHVLDTDRKSKMFCRNCLQAYERFLAVEEV; encoded by the coding sequence TTGACGTCTAGGCCGCTGTTTATGGCTTCGATGGAGTCGAGTCAACAAGTAATCCATGAAGTAAGTCCTGGTGTTGAAAGGGTTCTAAATAGGGAGGTACGATATTTCGGAGATTTACCCCTACCCCCGGAGGCCTATAATCCGTTTAGATCACAGTACAATTCCTCTTTGATTCTAAACTCGTTAAGGCGAATCGTGGTGGAGAGAGGAGTTGACTACTTGATGGCTCTTACATCCGTTGACCTTTACTCTTCAACGCTCAACTTCGTGTTCGGTGAAGCTGAGTTAAACGGCAATGTGGCGGTTGTTTCATACCACCGATTGGACGGGGCACTTTTAAACCGAGGGGGTAAGCAGCTCTTTTTGGACCGGTTGACGAAGGAGGTTGTCCATGAGTTCGGTCACGTAGCGGGCTTGAAGCATTGCGGGAATCCTACCTGCGTCATGACTTTCTCCAACCACGTGTTGGACACGGATCGTAAGTCGAAGATGTTCTGCCGTAACTGTCTTCAAGCGTACGAGAGGTTTCTGGCCGTTGAAGAAGTTTAA
- a CDS encoding 30S ribosomal protein S4: MGDPKKQRKKYEPPRHPWRMDQLEAELKLIGEYGLRNKRELWRYKTMLSKMRGIARSILGMRGEERERLQKTYFATMTRLGLLDESARIDDALDLTIKNLLDKRLQTLVYRRGLARTIHEARAMITHGHVMIGDRRVTAPGYIVKKDEEALLKATVQTAPTSGEASSPKRIVNDRSPPA, translated from the coding sequence TTGGGTGACCCGAAGAAACAGAGGAAGAAGTATGAGCCGCCCCGCCACCCGTGGAGGATGGATCAGCTTGAAGCGGAGCTGAAGCTGATCGGCGAATATGGGTTAAGGAACAAGAGGGAGCTCTGGAGATATAAGACGATGCTTTCGAAGATGAGGGGTATCGCCCGCTCCATCCTCGGCATGCGCGGAGAGGAGAGGGAGAGACTGCAGAAAACATATTTCGCCACGATGACCAGGCTTGGATTGCTGGACGAGTCGGCGAGAATCGACGACGCCCTAGACCTCACGATTAAAAATTTACTGGATAAAAGACTTCAAACCCTCGTTTACAGGAGAGGTTTGGCTAGAACAATCCACGAAGCGAGGGCGATGATAACTCACGGACACGTCATGATCGGCGATAGAAGAGTCACGGCTCCAGGGTATATAGTGAAAAAGGACGAGGAGGCGCTGTTAAAAGCTACCGTTCAAACGGCCCCTACAAGCGGGGAAGCTTCAAGCCCGAAAAGAATTGTAAACGACCGGTCGCCTCCTGCTTAA